In a single window of the Bacillus mycoides genome:
- a CDS encoding kinase codes for MSTNEIMKVIKEHKDERFILGIDGLSRSGKTTLVKELEADMKQSGIPFHIFHIDDHITERNERYNTGFAEWYEYYNLQWDIEWLQRNFFWKLQSDIQVQLPFYHDETDICEMKEIQLPLVGVIIVEGVFLQRKEWRNFFHYMVYLDCSRETRFLRESEETQKNLPKFQSRYWKAEEYYLEAELPRDRADLVVTK; via the coding sequence ATGAGCACAAATGAAATAATGAAAGTTATTAAGGAACATAAAGATGAGCGATTTATACTAGGTATAGACGGACTAAGTCGTTCGGGTAAAACAACTTTGGTTAAAGAGTTGGAAGCAGATATGAAGCAAAGTGGAATCCCGTTTCATATTTTTCATATTGACGATCACATTACCGAGCGTAACGAGCGATATAATACTGGATTTGCAGAATGGTATGAGTACTACAACCTTCAATGGGATATAGAGTGGTTGCAGCGAAACTTTTTTTGGAAGTTACAAAGCGATATACAAGTACAATTGCCTTTCTATCATGATGAAACAGACATATGTGAAATGAAAGAAATACAGCTTCCTTTAGTAGGTGTAATAATTGTTGAAGGTGTTTTTCTGCAGCGAAAAGAATGGAGAAATTTCTTTCATTATATGGTGTATTTGGATTGTTCAAGAGAGACAAGGTTTCTTCGCGAGAGTGAGGAAACGCAGAAGAACCTTCCAAAGTTTCAAAGTAGGTATTGGAAAGCTGAGGAGTATTATTTGGAAGCGGAATTGCCGAGGGATAGGGCGGATTTAGTCGTTACAAAATGA
- a CDS encoding helix-turn-helix domain-containing protein: MAIIINIDVMLAKRKMSVTELSEKVGITMANLSILKNGKAKAIRITTLDAICKALECQPGDLLEYQPEDTE, from the coding sequence ATGGCAATTATAATTAATATTGATGTAATGCTAGCGAAAAGAAAAATGAGCGTAACTGAACTTTCAGAGAAGGTTGGAATTACAATGGCTAACCTTTCTATATTAAAAAATGGAAAAGCAAAAGCAATTAGAATTACAACTTTAGATGCTATTTGTAAAGCATTAGAATGCCAACCTGGGGATCTTTTAGAATATCAACCTGAAGATACCGAATAA
- a CDS encoding DUF2975 domain-containing protein — protein sequence MKQRSTLFLKTAIILIGIPVLALCIFLVPNIGNYAAELYPDIAYIKYLILINLYATVVPFYFALYQAFKLVSFIDKGNAFSKLSVRALKKIKQCAVTISILYVVGMPLFYLVAERDDAPGIIILGMLLIFASMVIAVFAAVLQRLLKDAIDIKSENDLTV from the coding sequence ATGAAACAAAGATCAACACTCTTTTTAAAGACAGCTATTATTCTGATTGGAATCCCTGTTCTTGCTTTGTGTATATTTTTAGTTCCTAACATAGGGAATTATGCAGCGGAATTGTATCCCGATATTGCATATATAAAATATCTTATTTTAATCAATCTGTATGCAACGGTGGTACCTTTTTATTTCGCTCTGTATCAAGCTTTTAAACTTGTAAGCTTCATTGATAAGGGTAACGCTTTCTCGAAATTATCTGTTAGAGCTTTAAAGAAGATAAAACAATGTGCAGTAACAATCAGTATTTTATATGTGGTAGGTATGCCACTCTTCTATCTTGTGGCGGAAAGAGATGATGCACCAGGTATTATTATACTTGGCATGCTCCTAATCTTTGCTTCAATGGTTATCGCAGTCTTTGCTGCCGTTCTCCAAAGACTTTTAAAAGATGCGATAGATATAAAATCAGAAAATGATTTAACGGTCTGA
- a CDS encoding DeoR/GlpR family DNA-binding transcription regulator — translation MKSYTQFERRKHILDELEKYNRVMVNDLAKVLNVTTETIRRDLDMLHKEGQLTKIHGGAIKKKDQTLEFHFDRRRAENIEEKRKIAMEASKLVEDNDIIAIEIGTTTMQILDYIHDKKNLTILTNSIPAVNKIIELKEQYDSFDCRLIVIGGILNTNSLALSGEMTLNYLDHFTVNKLFASCDGISLEKELTCSYIEDAQIYKQLKNNAKQVVMMADESKFNLTKFYKSGNFSDIDALYTNAKLDEAWHNVLTSNGVEVITV, via the coding sequence ATGAAATCGTACACGCAATTTGAACGTAGAAAACACATACTAGATGAGTTAGAAAAGTACAACCGAGTTATGGTAAATGATTTAGCGAAGGTACTAAATGTTACAACAGAAACGATACGAAGAGATTTAGATATGTTGCACAAGGAAGGGCAGCTTACGAAAATACATGGTGGTGCAATTAAGAAAAAAGATCAAACACTAGAATTTCATTTTGATAGGCGCCGAGCTGAGAATATTGAAGAAAAACGAAAAATTGCAATGGAAGCAAGTAAACTCGTAGAAGATAATGATATTATCGCAATTGAAATTGGGACAACCACAATGCAAATTTTGGATTACATACACGATAAAAAGAATTTGACGATTTTAACAAACTCGATACCAGCTGTTAATAAAATTATTGAGCTTAAAGAACAATATGATTCCTTTGATTGCAGGTTAATAGTCATTGGAGGAATATTGAATACAAATTCATTAGCATTGTCTGGAGAAATGACGTTAAACTATCTTGACCATTTCACTGTTAATAAGTTATTTGCTTCTTGTGATGGAATTTCTTTAGAAAAAGAACTAACATGTTCGTATATTGAAGATGCACAAATATATAAGCAGTTAAAGAATAATGCAAAACAAGTTGTCATGATGGCTGATGAGTCAAAGTTTAATTTAACAAAGTTCTATAAAAGCGGGAATTTCAGTGACATCGATGCATTATATACAAACGCTAAGCTCGATGAGGCGTGGCACAATGTGTTAACAAGTAATGGGGTAGAAGTAATAACAGTATAG
- a CDS encoding carbohydrate ABC transporter permease, whose protein sequence is MQIKLSKAVFFLLPVGIPLILFWIIPNFISLGISFTDWDFMTNDFNFVGLENYFNLFTQDSFMQALLNTFYFGIGTVIPTIALGLGFALFFRKKFKGSALYQLMIFSPWVTPTIAVSIVWSLLYEPQFGVINKVLNFFGIPGLDWLQSSQTAMLAVIIVTVWKLVGWTMIFYIGALEKVPDSLYEAASIDGANSWQKFRYVTLPMVSSTTFFLVVVNTISSVQAYDQIKILTQGGPSGSTRTLLYLFFQQGFEQFDMGSATAIAFIILIITILLSVINKIIGDKWVNY, encoded by the coding sequence ATGCAAATAAAACTATCAAAAGCTGTGTTCTTTTTACTACCAGTTGGAATACCTCTAATATTGTTTTGGATTATTCCGAATTTCATTAGCTTAGGTATTAGTTTTACTGATTGGGATTTTATGACGAATGATTTTAACTTTGTTGGTTTAGAAAACTATTTCAATTTATTTACACAAGATTCTTTTATGCAAGCATTGCTAAATACGTTTTATTTCGGAATTGGAACAGTGATTCCAACGATTGCATTAGGTTTAGGATTCGCATTATTCTTCCGAAAAAAATTTAAAGGTTCTGCATTGTACCAATTAATGATTTTTTCACCTTGGGTAACGCCAACAATAGCTGTATCCATTGTGTGGTCACTTTTATATGAACCTCAATTTGGAGTTATTAATAAAGTTCTAAACTTTTTTGGGATACCAGGTTTGGACTGGCTTCAAAGTAGTCAAACAGCGATGTTAGCAGTCATTATTGTGACAGTTTGGAAATTAGTTGGTTGGACGATGATCTTCTATATTGGCGCATTAGAAAAAGTTCCAGATAGTTTATATGAAGCAGCTAGTATTGATGGAGCAAATTCATGGCAGAAATTTCGATATGTAACACTGCCAATGGTTTCATCAACAACTTTCTTCTTAGTTGTTGTCAATACAATTTCTTCAGTGCAGGCTTACGATCAAATAAAAATTTTAACACAAGGTGGACCTAGTGGTTCGACGCGTACGTTACTTTATTTATTCTTCCAACAAGGGTTTGAACAATTTGATATGGGATCTGCAACAGCAATCGCATTTATCATACTAATCATTACAATACTACTATCTGTTATAAACAAAATAATAGGTGACAAGTGGGTGAACTATTAA
- a CDS encoding carbohydrate ABC transporter permease — protein sequence MKKGPLIVKHLFLALSSILFIFPFIWMVLGSFKTSSEVLQGGFWPKEFHWENYQQVLDILPFSTYLFNSFYTSFIITIYVLVSSALFAYMLAFYKFKGKNITFSVVMATYMIPGAVSYVPVYVMLGKFGLLDSHFGYMISMAVSVFGIFYLKQTFHKVGFEIVEAAKIDGASDWRILWKIIFPMTRSSFVTLGLVTFIGNYNNYIWPALILKDNTQKLITNGIADYFINSSLGRDWSHIMVASTIATVPLLIVFLILQKWFLSGVTDSGIKG from the coding sequence ATGAAAAAAGGTCCATTAATCGTAAAGCATCTCTTTCTAGCGTTATCAAGTATACTATTTATTTTTCCATTCATATGGATGGTGCTTGGTTCGTTTAAAACATCTAGTGAAGTATTACAAGGAGGTTTTTGGCCTAAAGAATTTCACTGGGAAAATTATCAGCAAGTATTAGATATACTTCCATTTAGCACATATTTATTTAATAGTTTCTATACTTCTTTCATCATTACTATATATGTACTTGTTTCGTCAGCGCTTTTTGCTTATATGTTGGCATTTTATAAGTTTAAAGGCAAGAATATTACGTTTAGTGTTGTGATGGCAACCTATATGATCCCTGGAGCTGTATCGTATGTTCCTGTATATGTAATGTTAGGGAAATTTGGTTTGCTTGATTCACATTTTGGATACATGATTTCTATGGCTGTTAGCGTATTCGGTATTTTCTATTTGAAACAAACGTTCCATAAAGTTGGTTTTGAAATAGTAGAAGCAGCCAAAATTGACGGAGCGAGTGATTGGCGAATTCTTTGGAAGATTATTTTTCCAATGACACGATCATCATTTGTAACTCTAGGATTGGTCACATTTATTGGTAACTATAATAATTACATTTGGCCAGCTCTTATTTTGAAAGATAATACACAAAAACTAATTACGAATGGAATTGCTGATTATTTCATTAATAGTTCTTTAGGACGAGATTGGTCACACATTATGGTTGCAAGTACAATCGCAACGGTGCCGCTCTTAATCGTATTTTTAATTCTACAAAAATGGTTCTTATCTGGTGTTACTGATTCAGGAATAAAGGGGTAA
- a CDS encoding extracellular solute-binding protein, giving the protein MKKLFMLLTVLTLFVSALAGCSGGKGSTVKASKEGEKVVVPFINGVGGSLADRVDKIVEEYNKSQDKYVVKTTKAGSYDESYQKLQSGFAANNQEAIALLGSDVIQEYAKKQLIVPIDEYVKNDTNLKKGNYGKGFIEQATIDEKLYGIPFYGTTQIFYYNKKALAENGFTKEDLKTWEGVEKVAKTVAKRGENGNVSYAGWMPMWGTSNLIDAVRSAGGNVLSEDGKKVLINDDTWVTVWEEFRTWLHEDKIMKIHSGGTGWEYWDKTVIDLVEGRTLGFTGSSGDQGFVFKSLGKGMTEEERLNTFDALPQPAWGNNKPAPKLETYLFTLTRNIDPEVAKGAYDFMKFATSTEKTAEWSMATGYIPVRNNVTEYGPYAEFVKKQPQALVPLEQANNNGVGPFVDPTGGKISDALNVAKDKVEIEGVPAKKALDEAAKVAQEELDKVLKKKK; this is encoded by the coding sequence ATGAAAAAACTATTCATGCTTCTAACAGTTTTAACATTGTTTGTTAGTGCACTTGCGGGTTGTTCAGGTGGAAAAGGAAGTACGGTTAAAGCGAGTAAAGAAGGGGAGAAGGTTGTTGTTCCATTCATTAATGGAGTAGGGGGCTCTCTTGCAGATCGTGTAGATAAGATTGTGGAAGAATACAATAAAAGTCAGGACAAATATGTAGTGAAAACGACAAAAGCGGGTAGCTACGATGAGTCATATCAAAAGCTACAAAGTGGATTTGCAGCGAATAACCAAGAAGCAATTGCATTACTAGGTTCTGATGTCATTCAAGAATATGCTAAAAAACAGTTAATCGTACCTATAGATGAATATGTTAAAAATGATACTAATTTAAAAAAGGGAAATTATGGAAAAGGATTTATAGAGCAAGCAACAATTGACGAGAAGTTATATGGCATTCCGTTTTACGGTACAACGCAAATTTTTTATTACAATAAAAAAGCATTGGCGGAGAATGGCTTTACAAAAGAGGATTTAAAGACGTGGGAAGGTGTAGAAAAGGTAGCAAAAACAGTCGCAAAACGTGGTGAAAACGGAAATGTTTCATATGCTGGCTGGATGCCAATGTGGGGGACGTCAAACTTAATTGATGCAGTTCGCAGTGCTGGCGGTAATGTATTAAGTGAAGATGGTAAAAAAGTATTAATTAACGATGATACTTGGGTTACGGTATGGGAGGAATTCCGCACATGGCTTCATGAAGATAAAATTATGAAAATACATTCAGGTGGTACTGGATGGGAATATTGGGATAAAACAGTAATTGATTTAGTAGAAGGCAGAACATTAGGGTTTACAGGATCATCTGGTGACCAAGGATTTGTTTTCAAATCATTAGGTAAAGGAATGACGGAAGAAGAACGTCTTAACACGTTTGACGCATTGCCACAACCAGCTTGGGGTAATAATAAACCAGCGCCAAAATTAGAAACATATTTATTCACATTAACGAGAAATATTGATCCAGAAGTAGCGAAAGGTGCATATGACTTTATGAAATTTGCGACAAGTACGGAGAAAACGGCTGAATGGTCAATGGCAACAGGCTATATTCCTGTTCGTAACAATGTAACAGAGTACGGTCCATATGCTGAATTTGTTAAAAAACAACCACAAGCATTAGTTCCGTTAGAACAAGCCAACAATAATGGAGTGGGACCATTTGTAGATCCAACGGGCGGAAAAATCAGTGACGCTTTAAATGTAGCAAAAGATAAAGTAGAGATTGAAGGGGTTCCAGCAAAGAAAGCATTAGATGAAGCAGCTAAAGTTGCGCAAGAAGAGTTAGATAAAGTTTTGAAAAAGAAGAAGTAA
- a CDS encoding CehA/McbA family metallohydrolase translates to MIEITSTITLSPFVKNKHCFQMDETDITNFTLTIDQGDSRKIPLLLILRDPNGYVRIQYQTPIVNEKLVVSKDSKFCSAGCIGGDIQSGNWELEVVYIPHCAKKVVKFTGEKVDYTVNIEVNDQLERKYNREHFCKGNVFIDEDRFNKVVNEEHRWYKGDFHEHTDLTDGEIDDELGMEVCEKQELDFLYATEHNIVMPSYQKGNTLIIPSMELTTPYGHYNIFGIREFIDFTEYIDESFSAEKMNALFSLMKEKGYLLSVNHPFMKPWANQVNINLENVHTMEIMCDPTYKKSKSSTLEALRCFDQMWSNGLKIWGIGGSDSHLHPSKTFPGSKDPSIYGDPGTYVLCNGLSIKNLKFAIKNGRIYFSRFRKLAIDIQNEGETIAVGDEAKGNIVYNVQTDKPCEWRLLINGRTIEKEYGSDATFAFSLNEGAYARVEGWEEDELVAFINPIHNKVQIKNIKTWNEVIGGIKGE, encoded by the coding sequence ATGATCGAAATAACAAGTACGATAACACTCTCTCCATTCGTAAAAAATAAACACTGTTTCCAAATGGATGAAACTGATATTACAAACTTTACATTAACAATTGATCAAGGGGATAGCCGAAAAATTCCGCTTTTACTAATCTTAAGAGATCCTAACGGTTATGTACGTATACAATATCAAACTCCAATTGTAAATGAAAAACTAGTCGTTTCGAAAGATTCAAAGTTTTGTTCTGCTGGTTGTATTGGAGGAGACATACAGTCAGGTAATTGGGAATTAGAAGTCGTATATATCCCTCATTGTGCAAAGAAAGTAGTGAAATTTACTGGGGAAAAAGTTGACTATACAGTAAATATAGAAGTGAATGATCAGTTGGAGCGAAAGTATAATAGAGAGCATTTTTGTAAGGGCAATGTTTTTATCGATGAAGACCGTTTTAATAAGGTAGTAAATGAAGAACATCGCTGGTACAAAGGGGATTTTCATGAACATACAGATTTAACAGATGGCGAGATAGATGATGAACTTGGAATGGAAGTATGTGAAAAACAAGAATTAGATTTTTTATATGCGACGGAGCACAATATTGTTATGCCATCATATCAAAAAGGAAACACATTAATTATACCATCTATGGAACTTACAACTCCTTATGGTCATTACAACATATTTGGTATAAGAGAATTCATTGATTTTACAGAGTATATAGATGAATCATTTAGCGCTGAAAAAATGAATGCACTATTTTCACTCATGAAAGAAAAAGGCTATTTATTGAGTGTGAATCATCCATTTATGAAGCCTTGGGCGAACCAAGTTAATATTAATTTAGAAAATGTTCATACGATGGAAATTATGTGTGATCCAACTTATAAAAAAAGTAAATCATCTACTTTAGAAGCTTTACGTTGTTTCGATCAAATGTGGTCAAATGGTCTTAAAATCTGGGGAATAGGAGGAAGTGACTCTCATTTACATCCGTCTAAAACATTCCCAGGATCAAAAGACCCATCCATTTACGGTGATCCAGGAACATATGTATTATGTAACGGTTTATCAATTAAAAACTTGAAATTTGCGATCAAAAACGGAAGAATTTATTTCTCTCGATTTAGAAAACTAGCGATAGATATTCAAAACGAAGGTGAAACGATTGCTGTCGGCGATGAGGCTAAAGGAAATATTGTTTATAACGTTCAAACAGATAAACCGTGTGAGTGGAGACTACTTATAAATGGAAGAACGATTGAAAAAGAATACGGCAGCGATGCAACTTTTGCATTCTCTTTAAATGAAGGGGCGTACGCTAGAGTTGAGGGATGGGAAGAGGACGAATTAGTGGCGTTTATTAATCCTATTCATAATAAAGTTCAGATTAAAAATATAAAAACATGGAATGAAGTTATAGGGGGAATAAAGGGTGA